The Streptomyces griseiscabiei genomic sequence GGCGGCTCCCGGCGACAAGACCATGATCGACGCGCTGGTCCCGGCGGTGGACGCGCTCGCCGAGTCGTTCGCCGCCGCCTCGGCCGCCGCCGAGGAGGGCGCGCGGGCGACCACGCCGCTGCAGGCGCGCAAGGGCCGGGCCAGCTACCTCGGCGAGCGGAGCATCGGGCACCAGGACCCCGGCGCCACGTCCGCCGCGCTGCTGATCACGGCCCTCGCCACCGCCGCCGACGACGGCCGGGAGCCCACCGATGGCTGACAAGATGAACGAGAACGGCGAGAAGGGCGAGAAGCTCGTCGGCATCGTGCTGGTGTCGCACAGCGCCGCCGTCGCCGCGTCGGTGGCCGAGCTGGCGCGGGGACTCGCCGGTGCGGGCGCCGGCGTTCCGGTCGCCCCGGCCGGCGGCACCGGGGACGGCGGGCTGGGTACCAGCGCCGAACTGATCTCGGCGGCGGCCGCCTCCGTCGACCGGGGTGCCGGGGTCGCGGTGCTCACCGATCTCGGCAGCGCGGTCCTCACCGTGAAGGCCCTCCTCGCCGAGGGCGACGAACTCCCCGCGGACACCCTGCTGGTCGACGCCCCGTTCGTCGAGGGCGCGGTCGCCGCGGTCGTCACGGCCTCGACGGGCGCGGACCTCGCGGCGGTGGCCGCCGCGGCTTCGGAGGCGTACACGTATCGAAAGGAGTAGCGGGGCGACAGGGTGGGAGGAGCGGGCGGAAGAGGCACGCGGGCCGGCCGGACGGAGAGCGAGGAGCGGTCAGTTCGTCGATCCGCCCCGCATCGCCGCCCCTCTGCGCAGCGACGCTCCGCCCACCCACTCCCGTGCCAGCTCCTCCCCCAGTTCCACCGCCTCCTGATGGTCCTCGATCGGGGTCACCCGGGAGTCCTCGAAGACGATGTAGGTGACGCCGGAGGCGGTGCCGCCGGT encodes the following:
- a CDS encoding PTS-dependent dihydroxyacetone kinase phosphotransferase subunit DhaM, with amino-acid sequence MADKMNENGEKGEKLVGIVLVSHSAAVAASVAELARGLAGAGAGVPVAPAGGTGDGGLGTSAELISAAAASVDRGAGVAVLTDLGSAVLTVKALLAEGDELPADTLLVDAPFVEGAVAAVVTASTGADLAAVAAAASEAYTYRKE